The Rhododendron vialii isolate Sample 1 chromosome 5a, ASM3025357v1 genome contains a region encoding:
- the LOC131326800 gene encoding DNA-directed RNA polymerases II, IV and V subunit 3-like: protein MEGASYQRFPTVKIRELKDDYCKFELHSTDASLANALRRVMIAEVPTVAIDLVEIEVNSSVLNDEFIAHRLGLIPLTSDRAMSMRFSRDCDACDGDGQCEFCSVEFHLRAKCINDQTLDVTSKDLYSSDHTVVPVDFSDSGSGIENSEQRGIIIVKLRRGQELRLRAIARKGIGKDHAKWSPAATVTFMYEPEIHINEDMMDTLTLEEKQGWVDSSPTKVFDIDAPSQQVVVVDPEAYAYDDEVIKKAEAMGKPGLVEIYAKEDSFIFTVESTGAIKASQLVSNAIDILKQKLDAVRLSEDTVEADEQFGELGAHMRGG from the exons ATGGAGGGCGCATCATACCAGCGATTCCCCACAGTAAAAATCCGCGAGCTGAAAGACGACTATTGCAAGTTCGAGCTCCACTCCACCGACGCCTCCCTGGCCAACGCCCTCCGGCGCGTGATGATCGCGGAGGTCCCCACCGTGGCCATCGACCTCGTCGAGATCGAGGTCAACTCCTCCGTCCTCAACGACGAGTTCATCGCCCACCGCCTCGGCCTCATCCCCCTCACCAGCGACCGCGCCATGTCCATGCGCTTCTCCCGCGACTGCGACGCCTGCGACGGCGACGGCCAGTGCGAGTTCTGCTCCGTCGAGTTCCACCTCAGGGCCAAGTGCATCAACGACCAAACCCTAGACGTCACGAGCAAGGACTTGTACAGCTCCGACCATACGGTTGTTCCTGTCGATTTCTCGGATTCTGGATCTGGTATTGAGAATTCTGAACAGAG GGGAATTATCATCGTGAAATTACGCCGTGGGCAAGAACTGAGGCTGAGAGCCATAGCCAGAAAAGGCATTGGAAAAGACCATGCCAAATGGTCACCTGCAGCAACTGTTACTTTTATGTATGAGCCGGAGATTCATATCAATGAAGATATGATGGATACTTTAACACTGGAGGAGAAACAGGGTTGGGTTGACAGTAGTCCAACCAAAGTGTTTGACATTGATGCACCCTCTCAGCAG GTTGTAGTCGTTGATCCTGAGGCATATGCATACGATGATGAAGTGATCAAGAAAGCAGAGGCGATGGGGAAGCCAGGATTAGTAGAGATATATGCCAAAGAAGACAGTTTTATATTCACGGTGGAATCAACTGGCGCTATCAAAGCTTCTCAGCTGGTGTCCAATGCAATAGATATTCTCAAACAAAAGCTGGATGCAGTACGCCTATCGGAGGATACCGTAGAAGCGGATGAACAGTTTGGTGAGCTGGGTGCACATATGCGAGGAGGGTAA